From Vitis vinifera cultivar Pinot Noir 40024 chromosome 5, ASM3070453v1, the proteins below share one genomic window:
- the LOC100247642 gene encoding ubiquitin-like-specific protease ESD4 isoform X1, producing MGALTSNRKRGDECFTLNHTFLSPYPQDLDRRIDSHISKKPRLSSMPQTPDPAVSSRSTASRIQRYPEPTAKLRREVHAPCRVVKFGFAASSNRESRLRIGEVDEKVGLSNVMGNVLSSQYEKAKNTAIQALRYFRKDKEVIDVGNERGEDLASEDSSIEEIEAVEDGREGRSVVSDERSRGADGAAVPDIQELETKNFDRRLWQSSSSGVTELSNVNLKMLDSLTLRETDVELGVLPHKKWLDSAEKRNSKLRDLSVQIKFLEAQRSSLHALRPAKKPEEEVPREPFLPLTQEEEAEVDRALSSINRRKVLVTHEISNIEITGEILQCLQPTAWLNDEVINVYLELLKEREKREPKKFLKCHFFNTFFYKKLISGRNSYDYKSVRRWTTQRKLGYSLSECDKIFVPIHQEIHWCLAVINKQDKKFQYLDSLKGMDTRVLKVLARYYVDEVKDKSEKDIDLSSWEQEYVEDLPEQKNGYDCGMFMIKYADFYSRGIELCFNQVMHIMLLMHGEIYVYPCILFFLC from the exons ATGGGTGCCCTAACTAGCAATCGTAAGCGCGGTGACGAATGTTTCACCTTGAATCATACGTTCTTGTCTCCGTATCCTCAAGATTTGGACCGTAGAATCGATTCTCACATTTCCAAGAAGCCTAGGCTTTCATCTATGCCACAGACCCCGGACCCTGCCGTTTCGTCGAGAAGTACTGCTTCAAGAATTCAGCGGTACCCCGAGCCGACGGCGAAGTTGCGTAGGGAAGTTCATGCCCCGTGTAGAGTGGTCAAATTCGGATTTGCAGCGAGTTCAAATCGGGAGTCGAGGTTAAGGATTGGTGAGGTCGACGAGAAGGTAGGTTTGAGTAACGTTATGGGGAATGTTCTTAGCTCTCAATATGAAAAGGCAAAAAATACTGCAATTCAAGCGTTACGGTACTTCAGGAAGGATAAGGAGGTGATTGATGTGGGAAATGAGCGAGGTGAAGATTTAGCGTCGGAAGATTCAAGTATAGAAGAGATTGAGGCTGTGGAAGATGGGCGAGAAGGGCGGTCTGTGGTTTCAGATGAGAGGTCACGGGGGGCTGATGGGGCGGCTGTTCCCGATATCCAGGAAttggaaacaaaaaatttcGACCGGCGGCTTTGGCAGTCTTCTTCTTCTGGTGTTACGGAATTGAGTAATGTTAATTTGAAGATGTTGGATTCATTGACTCTGCGTGAGACGGATGTTGAGTTAGGAGTGCTTCCGCACAAAAAGTGGTTGGATTCTGCTGAGAAACGGAATTCCAAATTGAGAGATTTGAGTGTTCAAATTAAGTTTTTGGAGGCTCAACGATCTTCATTGCATGCATTACGCCCTGCAAAGAAACCAGAGGAG GAGGTACCTAGAGAACCTTTCCTCCCTCTTACACAGGAGGAAGAGGCCGAGGTTGATCGTGCCTTATCTTCCATAAATAG GAGGAAGGTATTGGTCACCCATGAGATCTCCAACATTGAGATTACAGGAGAAATATTGCAATGCCTTCAACCCACTGCATGGTTGAACGATGAG GTCATAAATGTGTACCTCGAGTTactgaaagagagagaaaagagagaaccgaaaaagtttttgaaatgtCATTTCTTCAACacattcttttataaaaag TTAATAAGTGGGAGGAATTCCTATGACTATAAATCTGTTAGAAGATGGACTACGCAAAGGAAGTTGGGATACAGCCTTAGTGAATGTGACAAA ATATTTGTCCCCATCCATCAAGAGATACATTGGTGCTTAGCGGTTATCAATAAACAGGATAAGAAGTTCCAGTATCTTGATTCACTCAAAGGAATGGATACCCGAGTGCTGAAAGTATTG GCTAGATACTATGTGGATGAAGTGAAGGACAAGAGTGAGAAGGACATTGACCTGAGTTCTTGGGAGCAAGAATACGTAGAAGACCTTCCTGAACAGAAGAATGG GTACGACTGTGGCATGTTCATGATCAAATATGCTGATTTCTATAGCAGAGGCATAGAGCTCTGTTTCAACCAGGTAATGCACATAATGCTGCTCATGCATGGAGAAATATATGTATATCCTTGTATCCTTTTTTTTCTGTGTTAA
- the LOC100247642 gene encoding ubiquitin-like-specific protease ESD4 isoform X4 produces the protein MGALTSNRKRGDECFTLNHTFLSPYPQDLDRRIDSHISKKPRLSSMPQTPDPAVSSRSTASRIQRYPEPTAKLRREVHAPCRVVKFGFAASSNRESRLRIGEVDEKVGLSNVMGNVLSSQYEKAKNTAIQALRYFRKDKEVIDVGNERGEDLASEDSSIEEIEAVEDGREGRSVVSDERSRGADGAAVPDIQELETKNFDRRLWQSSSSGVTELSNVNLKMLDSLTLRETDVELGVLPHKKWLDSAEKRNSKLRDLSVQIKFLEAQRSSLHALRPAKKPEEEVPREPFLPLTQEEEAEVDRALSSINRRKVLVTHEISNIEITGEILQCLQPTAWLNDEVINVYLELLKEREKREPKKFLKCHFFNTFFYKKLISGRNSYDYKSVRRWTTQRKLGYSLSECDKIFVPIHQEIHWCLAVINKQDKKFQYLDSLKGMDTRVLKVLARYYVDEVKDKSEKDIDLSSWEQEYVEDLPEQKNGGSFL, from the exons ATGGGTGCCCTAACTAGCAATCGTAAGCGCGGTGACGAATGTTTCACCTTGAATCATACGTTCTTGTCTCCGTATCCTCAAGATTTGGACCGTAGAATCGATTCTCACATTTCCAAGAAGCCTAGGCTTTCATCTATGCCACAGACCCCGGACCCTGCCGTTTCGTCGAGAAGTACTGCTTCAAGAATTCAGCGGTACCCCGAGCCGACGGCGAAGTTGCGTAGGGAAGTTCATGCCCCGTGTAGAGTGGTCAAATTCGGATTTGCAGCGAGTTCAAATCGGGAGTCGAGGTTAAGGATTGGTGAGGTCGACGAGAAGGTAGGTTTGAGTAACGTTATGGGGAATGTTCTTAGCTCTCAATATGAAAAGGCAAAAAATACTGCAATTCAAGCGTTACGGTACTTCAGGAAGGATAAGGAGGTGATTGATGTGGGAAATGAGCGAGGTGAAGATTTAGCGTCGGAAGATTCAAGTATAGAAGAGATTGAGGCTGTGGAAGATGGGCGAGAAGGGCGGTCTGTGGTTTCAGATGAGAGGTCACGGGGGGCTGATGGGGCGGCTGTTCCCGATATCCAGGAAttggaaacaaaaaatttcGACCGGCGGCTTTGGCAGTCTTCTTCTTCTGGTGTTACGGAATTGAGTAATGTTAATTTGAAGATGTTGGATTCATTGACTCTGCGTGAGACGGATGTTGAGTTAGGAGTGCTTCCGCACAAAAAGTGGTTGGATTCTGCTGAGAAACGGAATTCCAAATTGAGAGATTTGAGTGTTCAAATTAAGTTTTTGGAGGCTCAACGATCTTCATTGCATGCATTACGCCCTGCAAAGAAACCAGAGGAG GAGGTACCTAGAGAACCTTTCCTCCCTCTTACACAGGAGGAAGAGGCCGAGGTTGATCGTGCCTTATCTTCCATAAATAG GAGGAAGGTATTGGTCACCCATGAGATCTCCAACATTGAGATTACAGGAGAAATATTGCAATGCCTTCAACCCACTGCATGGTTGAACGATGAG GTCATAAATGTGTACCTCGAGTTactgaaagagagagaaaagagagaaccgaaaaagtttttgaaatgtCATTTCTTCAACacattcttttataaaaag TTAATAAGTGGGAGGAATTCCTATGACTATAAATCTGTTAGAAGATGGACTACGCAAAGGAAGTTGGGATACAGCCTTAGTGAATGTGACAAA ATATTTGTCCCCATCCATCAAGAGATACATTGGTGCTTAGCGGTTATCAATAAACAGGATAAGAAGTTCCAGTATCTTGATTCACTCAAAGGAATGGATACCCGAGTGCTGAAAGTATTG GCTAGATACTATGTGGATGAAGTGAAGGACAAGAGTGAGAAGGACATTGACCTGAGTTCTTGGGAGCAAGAATACGTAGAAGACCTTCCTGAACAGAAGAATGG GGGCTCCTTCCTTTAA
- the LOC100247642 gene encoding ubiquitin-like-specific protease ESD4 isoform X2 has product MGALTSNRKRGDECFTLNHTFLSPYPQDLDRRIDSHISKKPRLSSMPQTPDPAVSSRSTASRIQRYPEPTAKLRREVHAPCRVVKFGFAASSNRESRLRIGEVDEKVGLSNVMGNVLSSQYEKAKNTAIQALRYFRKDKEVIDVGNERGEDLASEDSSIEEIEAVEDGREGRSVVSDERSRGADGAAVPDIQELETKNFDRRLWQSSSSGVTELSNVNLKMLDSLTLRETDVELGVLPHKKWLDSAEKRNSKLRDLSVQIKFLEAQRSSLHALRPAKKPEEEVPREPFLPLTQEEEAEVDRALSSINRRKVLVTHEISNIEITGEILQCLQPTAWLNDEVINVYLELLKEREKREPKKFLKCHFFNTFFYKKLISGRNSYDYKSVRRWTTQRKLGYSLSECDKIFVPIHQEIHWCLAVINKQDKKFQYLDSLKGMDTRVLKVLARYYVDEVKDKSEKDIDLSSWEQEYVEDLPEQKNGYDCGMFMIKYADFYSRGIELCFNQEHMPYFRLRTAKEILKLKAD; this is encoded by the exons ATGGGTGCCCTAACTAGCAATCGTAAGCGCGGTGACGAATGTTTCACCTTGAATCATACGTTCTTGTCTCCGTATCCTCAAGATTTGGACCGTAGAATCGATTCTCACATTTCCAAGAAGCCTAGGCTTTCATCTATGCCACAGACCCCGGACCCTGCCGTTTCGTCGAGAAGTACTGCTTCAAGAATTCAGCGGTACCCCGAGCCGACGGCGAAGTTGCGTAGGGAAGTTCATGCCCCGTGTAGAGTGGTCAAATTCGGATTTGCAGCGAGTTCAAATCGGGAGTCGAGGTTAAGGATTGGTGAGGTCGACGAGAAGGTAGGTTTGAGTAACGTTATGGGGAATGTTCTTAGCTCTCAATATGAAAAGGCAAAAAATACTGCAATTCAAGCGTTACGGTACTTCAGGAAGGATAAGGAGGTGATTGATGTGGGAAATGAGCGAGGTGAAGATTTAGCGTCGGAAGATTCAAGTATAGAAGAGATTGAGGCTGTGGAAGATGGGCGAGAAGGGCGGTCTGTGGTTTCAGATGAGAGGTCACGGGGGGCTGATGGGGCGGCTGTTCCCGATATCCAGGAAttggaaacaaaaaatttcGACCGGCGGCTTTGGCAGTCTTCTTCTTCTGGTGTTACGGAATTGAGTAATGTTAATTTGAAGATGTTGGATTCATTGACTCTGCGTGAGACGGATGTTGAGTTAGGAGTGCTTCCGCACAAAAAGTGGTTGGATTCTGCTGAGAAACGGAATTCCAAATTGAGAGATTTGAGTGTTCAAATTAAGTTTTTGGAGGCTCAACGATCTTCATTGCATGCATTACGCCCTGCAAAGAAACCAGAGGAG GAGGTACCTAGAGAACCTTTCCTCCCTCTTACACAGGAGGAAGAGGCCGAGGTTGATCGTGCCTTATCTTCCATAAATAG GAGGAAGGTATTGGTCACCCATGAGATCTCCAACATTGAGATTACAGGAGAAATATTGCAATGCCTTCAACCCACTGCATGGTTGAACGATGAG GTCATAAATGTGTACCTCGAGTTactgaaagagagagaaaagagagaaccgaaaaagtttttgaaatgtCATTTCTTCAACacattcttttataaaaag TTAATAAGTGGGAGGAATTCCTATGACTATAAATCTGTTAGAAGATGGACTACGCAAAGGAAGTTGGGATACAGCCTTAGTGAATGTGACAAA ATATTTGTCCCCATCCATCAAGAGATACATTGGTGCTTAGCGGTTATCAATAAACAGGATAAGAAGTTCCAGTATCTTGATTCACTCAAAGGAATGGATACCCGAGTGCTGAAAGTATTG GCTAGATACTATGTGGATGAAGTGAAGGACAAGAGTGAGAAGGACATTGACCTGAGTTCTTGGGAGCAAGAATACGTAGAAGACCTTCCTGAACAGAAGAATGG GTACGACTGTGGCATGTTCATGATCAAATATGCTGATTTCTATAGCAGAGGCATAGAGCTCTGTTTCAACCAG GAACACATGCCCTATTTTCGGTTGAGGACTGCTAAGgagattttaaaattgaaagcCGACTAA
- the LOC100240940 gene encoding kinesin-like protein KIN-13A, with protein sequence MGGQMQQSNAAATALYDHPGGGTLHNAGPASDAGDAVMARWLQSAGLQHLASPLASTGIDHRLLPNLLMQGYGAQSAEEKQRLFKLMRNLNFNGESGSEPYTPTAQTSGVVASEGFYSPEFRGDFGAGLLDLHAMDDTELLSEHVISEPFEPSPFMPGATRAFDNDFNVMTSRQQKGQTEADPSVGFLANEKENTKENNVAKIKVVVRKRPLNKKELSRKEDDIVTVSDNAYLTVHEPKLKVDLTAYVEKHEFCFDAVLDEHVTNDEVYRVTVEPIIPIIFQRTKATCFAYGQTGSGKTFTMQPLPLRAAEDLVRLLHQPTYRNQRFKLWLSYFEIYGGKLFDLLSDRKKLCMREDGRQQVCIVGLQEFEVLDVQIVKEYIERGNAARSTGSTGANEESSRSHAILQLVVKKHNEIKDSKRNNDGNEAKGGKIVGKISFIDLAGSERGADTTDNDRQTRIEGAEINKSLLALKECIRALDNDQIHIPFRGSKLTEVLRDSFVGNSRTVMISCISPNAGSCEHTLNTLRYADRVKSLSKSGNAKKDQGVSSLPPVNKESSSAASLPASVDVEDVYEQQPEVKLADMGRRTADKESSYNHAADFDRQPSSFSSNYPFNAREESAVAPGLIDRERVEMKNTFVGSTSQKMYSSSYSQNSVDTEEKVQKVSPPRRKVPREEKSEKLGNWLKKEGGNTDMPFTSSKQQNTSNSNINNVVSRQYEPEPPNDGNINAILEEEEALIAAHRKEIEDTMEIVREEMKLLAEVDQPGSLIDNYVTQLSFVLSRKAAGLVSLQARLARFQHRLKEQEILSRKRVPR encoded by the exons ggTTATGGAGCACAGTCTGCTGAAGAGAAACAGAGGCTTTTCAAATTGATGAGGAACCTTAATTTTAACGGGGAATCTGGTTCTGAGCCATACACTCCTACTGCCCAAACTTCAGGAGTGGTTGCATCAGAGGGTTTTTATTCTCCTGAATTTAGGGGGGATTTTGGAGCTGGGCTTTTGGATCTTCATGCTATGGATGATACAGAACTCCTATCTGAG CACGTTATATCAGAACCCTTCGAGCCATCACCTTTCATGCCTGGTGCTACGAGAGCATTTGACAATGACTTTAATGTGATGACCAGCAGGCAGCAGAAAGGGCAAACAGAGGCAGATCCTTCAGTTGGATTTCTGGCAAATGAAAAAGAGAACACCAAGGAAAATAATGTGGCTAAGATAAAAGTTGTG GTACGCAAAAGACCTTTAAACAAGAAGGAGCTGTCTCGGAAAGAGGATGACATTGTAACTGTATCTGATAATGCCTATCTCACTGTCCATGAACCCAAGCTAAAG GTGGACTTGACTGCTTATGTGGAGAAGCatgaattttgttttgatgCCGTTCTGGATGAGCATGTTACTAATGATGAG GTATATCGGGTTACTGTAGAGCCTAtcattcctattatttttcagcgAACAAAAGCAACTTGTTTTGCATATGGTCAGACAG GTAGTGGTAAGACGTTTACCATGCAACCTTTACCTCTCAGAGCTGCTGAAGATCTTGTTAGATTGTTGCATCAGCCAACTTATCGGAATCAGAGGTTTAAGTTGTGGCTAAGCTATTTTGAGATATATGGCGGAAAACTCTTTGATCTTCTCAGCGATAGAAA GAAACTTTGTATGAGAGAAGATGGAAGGCAGCAAGTTTGCATTGTTGGACTGCAAGAATTTGAAGTTTTGGATGTACAGATTGTGAAAGAGTATATTGAGAGGGGAAATGCAGCAAGAAGTACAGGCTCTACTGGTGCCAATGAGGAATCTTCAAGGTCACATGCTATTCTACAACTTGTTGTTAAGAAGCacaatgaaataaaagattCCAAGCGTAATAATGACGGAAATGAGGCAAAGGGTGGGAAGATTGTGGGAAAGATTTCTTTTATCGATCTTGCTGGTAGTGAAAGAGGTGCCGACACAACAGACAATGATCGACAAACACG GATTGAGGGAGCTGAAATCAATAAGAGCCTTTTGGCTCTGAAGGAGTGCATTCGTGCTCTTGACAATGATCAGATCCATATTCCATTTCGTGGAAGCAAACTCACAGAGGTGCTTCGTGATTCCTTTGTTGGCAACTCAAGGACTGTCATGATCTCTTGCATTTCTCCAAATGCAGGTTCATGTGAACATACACTCAATACTTTAAGATATGCTGATCG GGTTAAAAGTTTGTCCAAGAGTGGAAATGCAAAAAAGGATCAGGGTGTGAGTTCATTGCCACCTGTTAATAAGGAATCTTCATCAGCAGCATCTTTGCCAGCTTCTGTTGATGTGGAGGATGTTTATGAGCAGCAACCAGAAGTAAAATTAGCAGATATGGGTCGACGGACTGCAGATAAAGAAAGTTCATATAACCATGCTGCTGATTTTGATAGACAGCCCTCTAGTTTCTCTTCCAATTACCCCTTCAATGCACGGGAGGAAAGTGCGGTGGCTCCTGGTCTAATAGACAGGGAGAGGGTTGAAATGAAAAATACTTTTGTTGGTTCTACAAGTCAGAAAATGTACTCTTCATCATATTCCCAAAACTCGGTTGATACAGAAGAGAAAGTGCAAAAGGTGTCACCACCTCGTAGAAAAGTTCCACGAGAAGAAAAATCAGAGAAGCTGGGAAACTGGCTGAAGAAAGAAGGTGGAAATACAGATATGCCCTTCACAAGTTCGAAGCAGCAGAATACCAGCAATTCTAATATAAACAATGTTGTATCCAGGCAATATGAACCTGAACCTCCTAATGATGGGAATATCAATGCTATACTTGAg GAAGAAGAGGCACTCATTGCAGCTCAtagaaaagaaattgaagacaCAATGGAGATTGTTCGTGAA GAAATGAAACTGTTAGCAGAAGTAGACCAACCAGGCAGTCTTATCGACAACTACGTTACCCAGCTGAGCTTTGTGCTCTCACGCAAAGCAGCGGGTCTGGTTAGTCTTCAAGCTCGCCTTGCCAGGTTCCAGCATCGACTAAAGGAACAGGAGATTCTTAGCCGGAAAAGGGTGCCCCGTTAA
- the LOC100247642 gene encoding ubiquitin-like-specific protease ESD4 isoform X3 has protein sequence MGALTSNRKRGDECFTLNHTFLSPYPQDLDRRIDSHISKKPRLSSMPQTPDPAVSSRSTASRIQRYPEPTAKLRREVHAPCRVVKFGFAASSNRESRLRIGEVDEKVGLSNVMGNVLSSQYEKAKNTAIQALRYFRKDKEVIDVGNERGEDLASEDSSIEEIEAVEDGREGRSVVSDERSRGADGAAVPDIQELETKNFDRRLWQSSSSGVTELSNVNLKMLDSLTLRETDVELGVLPHKKWLDSAEKRNSKLRDLSVQIKFLEAQRSSLHALRPAKKPEEEVPREPFLPLTQEEEAEVDRALSSINRRKVLVTHEISNIEITGEILQCLQPTAWLNDELISGRNSYDYKSVRRWTTQRKLGYSLSECDKIFVPIHQEIHWCLAVINKQDKKFQYLDSLKGMDTRVLKVLARYYVDEVKDKSEKDIDLSSWEQEYVEDLPEQKNGYDCGMFMIKYADFYSRGIELCFNQEHMPYFRLRTAKEILKLKAD, from the exons ATGGGTGCCCTAACTAGCAATCGTAAGCGCGGTGACGAATGTTTCACCTTGAATCATACGTTCTTGTCTCCGTATCCTCAAGATTTGGACCGTAGAATCGATTCTCACATTTCCAAGAAGCCTAGGCTTTCATCTATGCCACAGACCCCGGACCCTGCCGTTTCGTCGAGAAGTACTGCTTCAAGAATTCAGCGGTACCCCGAGCCGACGGCGAAGTTGCGTAGGGAAGTTCATGCCCCGTGTAGAGTGGTCAAATTCGGATTTGCAGCGAGTTCAAATCGGGAGTCGAGGTTAAGGATTGGTGAGGTCGACGAGAAGGTAGGTTTGAGTAACGTTATGGGGAATGTTCTTAGCTCTCAATATGAAAAGGCAAAAAATACTGCAATTCAAGCGTTACGGTACTTCAGGAAGGATAAGGAGGTGATTGATGTGGGAAATGAGCGAGGTGAAGATTTAGCGTCGGAAGATTCAAGTATAGAAGAGATTGAGGCTGTGGAAGATGGGCGAGAAGGGCGGTCTGTGGTTTCAGATGAGAGGTCACGGGGGGCTGATGGGGCGGCTGTTCCCGATATCCAGGAAttggaaacaaaaaatttcGACCGGCGGCTTTGGCAGTCTTCTTCTTCTGGTGTTACGGAATTGAGTAATGTTAATTTGAAGATGTTGGATTCATTGACTCTGCGTGAGACGGATGTTGAGTTAGGAGTGCTTCCGCACAAAAAGTGGTTGGATTCTGCTGAGAAACGGAATTCCAAATTGAGAGATTTGAGTGTTCAAATTAAGTTTTTGGAGGCTCAACGATCTTCATTGCATGCATTACGCCCTGCAAAGAAACCAGAGGAG GAGGTACCTAGAGAACCTTTCCTCCCTCTTACACAGGAGGAAGAGGCCGAGGTTGATCGTGCCTTATCTTCCATAAATAG GAGGAAGGTATTGGTCACCCATGAGATCTCCAACATTGAGATTACAGGAGAAATATTGCAATGCCTTCAACCCACTGCATGGTTGAACGATGAG TTAATAAGTGGGAGGAATTCCTATGACTATAAATCTGTTAGAAGATGGACTACGCAAAGGAAGTTGGGATACAGCCTTAGTGAATGTGACAAA ATATTTGTCCCCATCCATCAAGAGATACATTGGTGCTTAGCGGTTATCAATAAACAGGATAAGAAGTTCCAGTATCTTGATTCACTCAAAGGAATGGATACCCGAGTGCTGAAAGTATTG GCTAGATACTATGTGGATGAAGTGAAGGACAAGAGTGAGAAGGACATTGACCTGAGTTCTTGGGAGCAAGAATACGTAGAAGACCTTCCTGAACAGAAGAATGG GTACGACTGTGGCATGTTCATGATCAAATATGCTGATTTCTATAGCAGAGGCATAGAGCTCTGTTTCAACCAG GAACACATGCCCTATTTTCGGTTGAGGACTGCTAAGgagattttaaaattgaaagcCGACTAA
- the LOC100259617 gene encoding heterodimeric geranylgeranyl pyrophosphate synthase large subunit 1, chloroplastic has protein sequence MLEKAKSVNQALDTAIPLREPLEIHKAMRYSLLDGGKRIHPIVCISACELVGGQESTAMPVVCAVEMLHVVSLMQDDLPCMDNDDIRRGKPSNHKAFGESVTILAVDALLALAFEHVATMSTVGVVPPMVTVHAIQELARSIGSQGLVAGQFLDLSSEGSPEIGLEGLESIHINKAGPLLEASAVIGAMLGGGSSEQMEILRKFGRCVGLLYQVVDDILDITKSTQELGKTAGKDLVADKVTYPKLVGIEKSREFAEKLNGDAWDMLSEFDQEKAASLLAMVNFATYRQN, from the coding sequence atgCTTGAGAAGGCTAAGTCAGTGAACCAAGCCCTAGACACAGCCATTCCACTGAGAGAACCCCTGGAAATTCACAAGGCTATGCGCTACTCACTCCTCGACGGCGGCAAGCGCATCCACCCCATTGTCTGTATCTCCGCTTGTGAGCTAGTTGGTGGCCAGGAATCCACTGCAATGCCCGTGGTTTGTGCTGTTGAGATGTTACATGTTGTGTCCTTGATGCAGGATGATCTCCCTTGCATGGACAATGATGATATCCGGCGAGGGAAGCCCTCCAATCACAAGGCGTTTGGTGAGAGTGTTACCATACTTGCTGTGGATGCTCTCCTGGCGTTAGCTTTTGAGCACGTAGCAACCATGAGTACAGTCGGTGTGGTTCCTCCCATGGTGACTGTCCATGCAATCCAGGAACTGGCAAGATCAATTGGTTCCCAAGGGCTAGTTGCTGGGCAGTTCTTGGACTTAAGCTCCGAGGGTTCACCCGAAATTGGATTGGAAGGGCTTGAGTCAATCCATATCAACAAAGCTGGACCGCTGTTAGAGGCCTCCGCTGTGATTGGAGCTATGCTGGGAGGTGGGTCGAGTGAACAAATGGAGATACTCCGCAAGTTTGGAAGATGTGTTGGGTTACTGTAccaggttgtggatgatatccTTGACATCACCAAATCAACCCAAGAACTGGGGAAAACGGCTGGGAAAGATTTGGTGGCTGACAAGGTCACATATCCAAAACTGGTAGGTATTGAGAAATCAAGAGAGTTTGCCGAGAAATTGAATGGGGATGCTTGGGATATGCTCTCTGAGTTTGATCAGGAGAAGGCGGCTTCATTGCTTGCTATGGTGAACTTCGCTACTTACAGACAAAACTAA